The following proteins are co-located in the Malus sylvestris chromosome 13, drMalSylv7.2, whole genome shotgun sequence genome:
- the LOC126597343 gene encoding protein SMAX1-LIKE 4 encodes MRSGGCAAQQTLTAEAASVLKHSLSLARRRGHAQVTPLHVAATLLSSRTSLLRRACLKSQPHQTSHPLQCRALELCFNVALNRLPTTPGPLLHGQPSLSNALIAALKRAQAHQRRGCIEQQQQQPLLTIKVELEQLIISILDDPSVSRVMREAGFSSTNVKNNLEDSSTSSVFQCYSSSGGVFSSPCSPSPPSDRYHQNNIIPGSFWQPHFLAYTCEQNPLLFSPQKTKPPLIISNPTTTTEYSGSSPKEEDVKLVLEVLMRKKRRNTVIVGDSASMTEGLVSEVMGRIERGGVGVPEELKSTQFIKFQFSPVSVRFMKKEYVEANLLELRRKVDSSFVGGGGGAVIYTGDLKWAVTDEQRDQNQNSGGYYSPVEHLVSEIARLVSSDNSRGRVWVMGTASYQTYMRCQMRQPPLEIQWCLQAVSVPSGGLGLSLHASSVQDSRIILSQKPCEVLETKPVFNSKDEQHYYNNNKLTCCQECTSDYEKESQLLKSGQQKLPAWLQPHGTEARQKDEVTELRRKWNRLCYSLHQGRHAAQNNLSSSNLYNNQGLIGNNSSYVSTYSWWSTKNGISPDPDSISFYHDPPSEPAHGSSPMPQFRRQQSCTIEFNFDNGIQKNQVVEPSLDSLKSTEGKEVKITLALGNSVFSGSEKMVERKCTERTIAEMCKLLKENVPWQSESIPSIVDAIIDPKTARQETWLLIQGNDSIGKRRLAHAIAELVMGSADSLLHIDMNKRENEMNPRTEVVARALKSNEKLVVLVEDIDLADTQFLKFLADGFENRNFGEVSRRERIKSQAIFILTKSESTVYEDQAKYLDTVIQMTLKTLKVDEKSSTSPNFQGVNFVHKRRAEWELEIKTKSPRTEEKEDPSVVAVENVNNKKVFSRQSSFNTLDLNLKAGEDDENEDKAGEFSPISSDLTRETNTDLQTPHGFLESIENLFVFNRSPARDREATELFLSKMERCFGEVYGKQNVVSFSVDKRVLEGVCIGSGYFPNSLFEKWLKDIFQTSLRAVKLKLSGKEGILVRLCLGDKEDGILERFLGSCLPKKIHIS; translated from the exons ATGCGCTCAGGAGGTTGTGCAGCTCAGCAGACCCTCACAGCGGAGGCTGCTTCGGTGTTGAAGCACTCTCTCAGCCTAGCAAGGCGGAGAGGCCATGCTCAGGTCACTCCTCTCCACGTGGCCGCCACTCTTCTCAGCTCAAGAACTAGCCTCTTGCGGCGGGCCTGTCTCAAATCTCAGCCGCACCAAACCTCTCATCCTCTCCAATGTCGAGCTCTCGAGCTCTGCTTCAATGTGGCTCTCAACCGCCTCCCAACAACTCCCGGCCCTCTCCTCCACGGGCAGCCCTCTCTCTCCAACGCCCTCATCGCCGCCCTCAAGAGAGCCCAAGCCCATCAGAGAAGAGGCTGCAtcgagcagcagcagcagcagccgcTCTTAACCATCAAAGTCGAGCTCGAGCAGCTCATCATCTCCATCCTTGACGACCCAAGTGTCAGCAGAGTCATGAGAGAGGCAGGTTTCTCCAGCACCAACGTCAAGAACAACTTGGAGGACTCCTCAACGTCCTCCGTTTTCCAGTGTTACAGCAGCTCCGGCGGCGTTTTCTCCTCTCCTTGCTCTCCTTCTCCTCCCTCAGACCGCTACCACCAAAACAATATCATTCCTGGGAGTTTCTGGCAACCCCATTTCCTGGCTTACACTTGTGAGCAAAACCCACTTCTTTTTTCCCCTCAAAAGACAAAACCTCCATTGATAATCAGcaaccccaccaccaccactgaaTACTCTGGTAGTTCTCCAAAGGAAGAAGATGTTAAGTTGGTGTTGGAGGTGCTGATGAGGAAGAAAAGGAGGAACACTGTGATAGTTGGTGATTCAGCTTCCATGACTGAAGGGCTTGTCTCTGAAGTTATGGGGAGGATAGAGAGAGGAGGAGTTGGAGTTCCTGAGGAGCTGAAATCAACCCAGTTCATCAAGTTTCAGTTCTCACCAGTGTCCGTGAGGTTCATGAAAAAGGAATATGTGGAAGCAAATCTCTTAGAGCTCAGAAGAAAAGTGGACTCATCATttgttggaggaggaggaggtgctGTTATTTATACCGGAGATCTGAAGTGGGCTGTTACTGATGAGCAGAGAGATCAAAACCAAAACTCTGGTGGGTATTATAGCCCAGTTGAGCATTTGGTTTCAGAGATTGCAAGGTTGGTCTCTTCAGATAACTCAAGGGGGAGGGTGTGGGTGATGGGAACTGCAAGTTACCAGACATACATGAGGTGCCAAATGAGGCAGCCACCTCTTGAAATCCAATGGTGTCTTCAAGCTGTTTCTGTTCCTTCTGGTGGTCTTGGTCTCTCCCTTCATGCTTCCAG CGTCCAAGACTCAAGAATAATCTTGTCTCAGAAACCATGTGAAGTTCTGGAAACAAAACCAGTATTCAATAGCAAGGATGAGCAACATTATTATAATAATAACAAGCTCACTTGCTGTCAAGAATGCACTTCAGATTATGAAAAAGAATCTCAGCTCTTGAAATCTGGCCAGCAGAAATTGCCTGCCTGGCTGCAACCACATGGAACCGAAGCACGTCAAAAG gaTGAAGTAACTGAATTGAGGAGAAAGTGGAACAGGTTATGCTACAGTCTGCACCAAGGAAGGCATGCAGCTCAGAACAATTTGAGCTCTTCTAATTTGTACAACAATCAAGGCTTAATTGGAAACAACTCCTCTTATGTTTCAACATACTCTTGGTGGTCTACCAAGAATGGCATCTCTCCCGATCCGGATTCAATCTCCTTCTATCATGATCCACCTTCGGAGCCTGCTCACGGCTCTAGTCCCATGCCTCAGTTTAGGAGACAACAATCGTGCACGATCGAGTTCAACTTTGACAATGGGATCCAAAAGAATCAAGTGGTGGAACCGAGTTTGGATTCTCTGAAAAGCACTGAAGGCAAGGAAGTGAAGATCACTCTTGCTCTTGGCAACTCTGTGTTTTCAGGTTCGGAGAAAATGGTGGAGAGAAAATGCACTGAAAGAACAATAGCTGAAATGTGCAAGCTACTGAAAGAGAATGTTCCTTGGCAATCCGAATCCATTCCTTCGATAGTAGATGCAATTATCGACCCTAAAACTGCGAGGCAGGAAACTTGGTTGCTGATTCAGGGGAATGATTCGATTGGAAAAAGAAGGCTGGCACATGCAATTGCTGAATTGGTTATGGGGTCTGCTGATTCACTCCTCCATATCGACatgaacaaaagagaaaatgagATGAACCCAAGAACAGAAGTTGTAGCAAGAGCCTTGAAATCCAATGAGAAACTTGTTGTCTTGGTAGAAGATATTGATTTGGCTGATACCCAGTTCTTGAAATTTTTAGCTGATGGTTTTgaaaaccgaaatttcggtgaagTGAGTAGAAGAGAAAGGATTAAAAGCCAAGCCATATTCATCTTGACTAAGAGTGAGTCAACAGTATATGAAGATCAGGCCAAGTACCTGGATACTGTAATCCAAATGACATTGAAGACATTGAAGGTTGATGAGAAAAGTAGTACTAGTCCAAATTTTCAGGGAGTTAACTTCGTTCACAAGCGAAGGGCTGAGTGGGAGCTAGAAATCAAGACCAAGAGTCCCAGAACTGAAGAGAAGGAAGATCCAAGTGTGGTTGCTGTTGAGAATGTGAATAACAAGAAGGTCTTCTCAAGGCAATCAAGCTTCAACACCCTTGATCTCAACCTCAAAGCCGGGGAGGATGATGAAAACGAAGACAAGGCAGGGGAGTTTAGCCCCATTTCAAGTGACTTGACTCGCGAAACCAACACCGATCTCCAAACCCCACATGGGTTTCTCGAATCGATAGAGAACCTCTTTGTTTTCAATCGAAGCCCGGCCAGAGATCGAGAGGCAACCGAGCTTTTCTTGTCCAAGATGGAAAGGTGTTTCGGGGAGGTATACGGGAAACAAAATGTGGTTAGTTTTAGTGTGGATAAGAGGGTGTTAGAGGGGGTTTGTATTGGGTCTGGATATTTTCCCAATAGCTTGTTTGAGAAATGGCTGAAAGACATTTTTCAGACAAGCTTGAGGGCGGTTAAACTTAAACTTAGCGGGAAAGAGGGTATACTTGTAAGGCTCTGTTTGGGTGACAAAGAAGATGGCATTTTGGAGCGTTTCTTGGGTTCTTGTCTTCCTAAGAAAATCCATATTTCTTGA